The nucleotide window ATTCATCATTCTTTTCCTCTGATTGTAATAATATCCAACTCTACATGTCCAACTTTTTCACCACTACAAGTTACACGCATTTTCCTCCTACACTACCAAACAAAGGTTATTCATGTGACTTTGCAGACAAAGTCACATGAACCCGACCAAGCGGGTCCATTTAACTTTTCAAACCCGACCCGGGAGTATCAACACGCGTGGGGGATGAACCCGACCCGGGACCCGGCAGAGTCCAGGACGACCCGGATGCCCTGCTGCTGGATGTTGCCGATAATGGAGAGGCCGCCGGTGGTTCCCGCGAAGGCGAAGCAGAAGAGACCGTTGGAGTTGACGGGTATGAGGTAGTTGGTCGCCGGTAGGGAGAGGTCGGCTCCCCTGCTGAAGTGGAACACCACGGTCGGCACCTTCACCACGGTCTGCCCGCTCAGGTCGTAACACGTGTCGAAGAGCGAGAATCCGCCGGTGGTACGCCGGAGGTGCGTCGTGCCGGACCGGAACGCGTCCCGCATCGCCTCGTAAGCAGGCTGCACCAGACGGGTGACGGACGTCCCGGAGTCCACGATCACCCCCCCGCTTCCATCACTGGAGATCTGGAACTCTGACGTCGGCACGGGGATCGGAGTGCCGCCCACGCTGATCCCCGCGAGCTCCACGTAGTAGAACGTCCCTAGCCTGGGGTTCGTCACCATGGGCGTGTAGATGACGGTCCCGCCGGCCGCTCCGGTGCCGGTCGGAGGCAACGCGGCGTCCCCGAATACCAGAGACGAGCCCTGGGTGCTGCCGGCCTGGCGGTCGGCGAGGCAGTAGGAGAAGCGCTGGCCGAAGATCCGGCCGGCCTGCGAGGGGAACGAAAGGTCGCCTCGGCCGAGACCGAGCAGACCCGCCGCGCCGGCGAAGAGGCCTTCGTTGTCGTGGCCGCAGCCGAGCGCCACCCGGCCGATGGTTGCGCTGCGGAAGGCGAGCGTCTCTGTCGAGAAGTCGCCGACGGTGAAGGATCCGTCACCGTAAGAGACCTGGTAGAGGCAGGTCTGGCGACTGTTGCAGCCGGAGATGTCGAGCTGCCGGCAGATGGGCGATGAACACGGTAGTCCGGCGAAGGACGACGACGTCCTCGGGTCGAATATAGGGTCGGCCTGCGAGTAGCAGCGGCGGCAAGGGGAACACTGGATCCACACAATGTCGCTGCCGGTGTCTACCACCATGGACATCGGACGTGCAGGGGTGCCTACTCCTACGCGCGTGAAGTATTCACCGCTCCCCTGCGAGAGCCCGGAGACGAGGGGGGAAGAGAAACCCCCCGGTCTCGACATAACCGCGCCGGAGCTGCCCTCCGGCCGCCTCGTCCTCCGCCCAGAACGGTGCCTCCGGTGGGCGACATGCGAGGCGATGAAGTCGACACGGGCGGCGTCGCGGTTAAGGCGAAGCGAGAATAGCTCGGCCGGCGTTGAGTTGTAGGCGAGGGAGTCCCGGTGCTCGAGCCGGAGGAAGAGGGAAGCGGACGCGGAGAGCGAGCCAAGGTCCGAAAACGATTCGGCCTCAAACAGAGTGTCGCTCCAGGGGATGGAAGAATCGAGAATGGGAGGGCTCGAGAGTGGTCGGACTACCAGTGTCTGGTGAGAAACGAGATCTGCATAAGCAGatgaaaggaggaggaagaaggggaagagaaCGAAGAACGATGCTCTCCCCATGGCGAGAGAGACAGGAGAGCAAGGGAAGAAGGTGAGGGATTTAAAGACATATATACCTAACGAGAGctgagagggagggagagagaaggggt belongs to Nymphaea colorata isolate Beijing-Zhang1983 chromosome 13, ASM883128v2, whole genome shotgun sequence and includes:
- the LOC116267274 gene encoding aspartyl protease family protein 2-like — its product is MGRASFFVLFPFFLLLSSAYADLVSHQTLVVRPLSSPPILDSSIPWSDTLFEAESFSDLGSLSASASLFLRLEHRDSLAYNSTPAELFSLRLNRDAARVDFIASHVAHRRHRSGRRTRRPEGSSGAVMSRPGGFSSPLVSGLSQGSGEYFTRVGVGTPARPMSMVVDTGSDIVWIQCSPCRRCYSQADPIFDPRTSSSFAGLPCSSPICRQLDISGCNSRQTCLYQVSYGDGSFTVGDFSTETLAFRSATIGRVALGCGHDNEGLFAGAAGLLGLGRGDLSFPSQAGRIFGQRFSYCLADRQAGSTQGSSLVFGDAALPPTGTGAAGGTVIYTPMVTNPRLGTFYYVELAGISVGGTPIPVPTSEFQISSDGSGGVIVDSGTSVTRLVQPAYEAMRDAFRSGTTHLRRTTGGFSLFDTCYDLSGQTVVKVPTVVFHFSRGADLSLPATNYLIPVNSNGLFCFAFAGTTGGLSIIGNIQQQGIRVVLDSAGSRVGFIPHAC